From one Azospirillum ramasamyi genomic stretch:
- the typA gene encoding translational GTPase TypA, which produces MNLRNVAIIAHVDHGKTTLVDQLLKQAGSFRENQQVAERAMDSNDLERERGITILAKCTSVLWNDLRINIVDTPGHADFGGEVERILSMVDGVVLLCDAAEGPLPQTKFVLGKALKLGLRPIVVINKVDRPDGRPHEVHDEVFDLFASLDASNEQLDFPTLFASGRNGWATTDLENGARETLTPLFELIRDHVPAPKVEEDLPFSMLATTLEANPYLGRILTGRILTGSVKVNMAVKSLSRDGKLVENARVSKVLAFRGLERVPVDEAHAGDIVALAGMTNTTVADTICAPEVAEPLAAQPIDPPTLAMTFSVNDSPLAGREGDKVTSRMIRDRLMREAEGNVALRVTDTEGGDAFEVAGRGELQLGILIETMRREGYELAISRPRVLFKTDPLNGQRLEPIEEVVVDVDEEFSGTVVQKMSERKADLIEMRPSGGNKTRIVFHAPSRGLIGYQGEFLTDTRGTGIMNRLFHGYAPFKGAIAARRTGVLISNSDGTAVAYALWNLEDRGPMLIDPGVPVYQGMIIGEHTRGNDLEVNVIKGKQLTNIRTTSKDEAVRLTPPIQMTLEKALSYIADDELVEVTPKSIRLRKRYLDPNERKRHQRAAEAS; this is translated from the coding sequence ATGAATCTCCGTAACGTCGCCATCATCGCCCACGTCGACCACGGCAAGACCACGCTGGTCGATCAACTTCTCAAGCAGGCCGGCTCGTTCCGCGAGAACCAGCAGGTGGCCGAACGCGCCATGGACTCCAACGATCTGGAGCGCGAGCGCGGCATCACCATCCTGGCCAAGTGCACGTCGGTCCTGTGGAACGATCTGCGCATCAACATCGTCGACACCCCCGGCCACGCCGACTTCGGCGGCGAGGTGGAACGCATCCTCTCCATGGTCGACGGCGTCGTCCTGCTCTGCGACGCGGCCGAAGGCCCGCTGCCGCAGACCAAGTTCGTGCTGGGCAAGGCCCTGAAGCTCGGCCTGCGCCCCATCGTCGTCATCAACAAGGTGGACCGTCCCGACGGCCGTCCGCACGAGGTGCATGACGAGGTGTTCGACCTGTTCGCCTCGCTCGACGCCTCGAACGAGCAGCTGGACTTCCCGACCCTGTTCGCCTCGGGCCGCAACGGCTGGGCGACCACGGACCTGGAGAACGGCGCCCGCGAGACGCTGACCCCGCTGTTCGAACTGATCCGCGATCATGTCCCGGCCCCGAAGGTCGAGGAGGATCTGCCCTTCAGCATGCTGGCGACCACGCTGGAAGCGAACCCCTATCTGGGCCGCATCCTGACCGGCCGCATCCTTACGGGTTCGGTCAAGGTCAACATGGCCGTCAAGTCGCTGAGCCGCGACGGCAAGCTGGTCGAGAACGCCCGCGTCAGCAAGGTGCTGGCCTTCCGCGGCCTGGAGCGGGTGCCGGTGGACGAGGCCCATGCCGGCGACATCGTCGCGCTGGCCGGCATGACCAACACCACCGTGGCCGACACCATCTGCGCCCCGGAAGTGGCCGAGCCGCTAGCCGCCCAGCCGATCGACCCGCCCACCCTGGCGATGACCTTCTCGGTCAACGACAGCCCGCTGGCCGGCCGCGAGGGCGACAAGGTCACCAGCCGCATGATCCGCGACCGCCTGATGCGCGAGGCCGAGGGCAACGTCGCCCTGCGCGTCACGGATACCGAGGGCGGCGACGCCTTCGAGGTGGCCGGCCGCGGCGAACTGCAGCTGGGCATCCTGATCGAGACCATGCGCCGCGAGGGCTATGAGCTGGCGATCAGCCGTCCGCGCGTGCTGTTCAAGACCGACCCGCTGAACGGCCAGCGCCTGGAGCCGATCGAGGAAGTCGTCGTCGACGTCGACGAGGAGTTCTCGGGCACCGTCGTCCAGAAGATGTCGGAGCGCAAGGCCGACCTGATCGAGATGCGCCCGTCCGGCGGCAACAAGACCCGCATCGTCTTCCATGCGCCGTCGCGCGGCCTGATCGGCTACCAGGGCGAGTTCCTGACCGACACCCGCGGCACCGGCATCATGAACCGCCTGTTCCACGGCTACGCCCCGTTCAAGGGCGCCATCGCGGCGCGGCGCACCGGCGTCCTCATCTCCAACAGCGACGGCACCGCGGTGGCCTATGCGCTGTGGAACCTCGAGGATCGCGGCCCGATGCTGATCGATCCGGGCGTTCCGGTCTATCAGGGCATGATCATCGGCGAGCATACCCGCGGCAACGACCTCGAGGTCAATGTCATCAAGGGCAAGCAGCTGACGAACATCCGCACCACCAGCAAGGACGAGGCGGTCCGCCTGACTCCGCCGATCCAGATGACCCTGGAGAAGGCGCTGTCCTACATCGCCGACGACGAGTTGGTGGAAGTCACGCCGAAGTCCATCCGCCTGCGCAAGCGCTACCTCGACCCGAACGAGCGCAAGCGTCACCAGCGCGCCGCCGAGGCGAGCTGA
- a CDS encoding autotransporter assembly complex protein TamA: MAAATRIAATPFKAPVAVPLVAALLLLGPSAAGHAQDSPADGIPGAAPAGSPAGSPTGSLDGAQPESPPEDEAGPAGIRYDVEITGVEDGSLRSTLNDASTLVGLQNDPPPSLIGLERRAETDRDRLQVALRSAGYYDAQVDIRIDEPAAATASAGGNAPPAKVTITVTPGPLYHIKTVTVRGTGGSTLPGDVATDDLGLAPGSPAVAQRVLNAESELISRLAKRGYAFAKVTDREVVVDHSDDTMDVTFTVDPGPLIRYGTTRIEGLEGIDEALVRGRLPWKEGQVYNPLDTDRAREDIAALQVFDTVRVRLADKPGPDGETPVIVTVTERKPRYIGGGVTFSTDEGLGGHAYWGNRNLFGGAEHLRVGVEVGRVAGSSGGTSSTGNDLPDLRFSVNYRTPDFLALKQSLVVNFAVVNDQPPAYSRVATELTVKLERPLTDRLAISYGVTAERGRVETEEATYQTAFIGVPLGVGWNGTDNLLNPTSGQRASLEVTPWFPFGGDTKSPFTSILFNGSTYHDLGNEGRYVAAARVGVGSILGTSLTDIPPNHRFYAGGGGSVRGYGFQKAGPLNRFDDPIGGRSLFEIGAELRIKVTETIGVVPFVDAGTVFDSAYPDFSEPLRVGAGLGLRYYTGFGPLRLDVGVPLNPSSGDARWQLYLSLGQAF, encoded by the coding sequence ATGGCCGCTGCAACCAGGATTGCAGCCACGCCCTTCAAGGCCCCCGTCGCCGTTCCGCTGGTCGCCGCCCTGCTGCTGCTGGGGCCGTCCGCCGCCGGCCATGCCCAGGATTCGCCGGCCGACGGCATTCCCGGCGCCGCGCCCGCCGGTTCTCCCGCCGGTTCGCCCACCGGCTCCCTCGATGGCGCCCAGCCCGAGTCCCCGCCGGAGGATGAGGCGGGGCCGGCCGGCATCCGCTATGACGTCGAGATCACCGGGGTCGAGGACGGCAGCCTGCGCAGCACGCTCAACGACGCCTCGACGCTGGTGGGGCTGCAGAACGACCCGCCGCCCTCGCTGATCGGGCTGGAGCGGCGGGCCGAAACCGACCGCGACCGGCTGCAGGTGGCACTGCGCTCCGCCGGCTATTACGACGCGCAGGTGGACATCCGCATCGACGAACCGGCCGCCGCCACGGCGTCCGCGGGCGGGAATGCGCCGCCGGCCAAGGTGACGATCACAGTGACGCCGGGGCCGCTCTATCACATCAAGACGGTGACGGTGCGCGGCACCGGCGGCTCCACCCTGCCTGGTGATGTGGCGACGGACGATCTCGGTCTCGCCCCCGGGTCGCCGGCGGTGGCGCAGCGGGTGCTGAATGCCGAGTCGGAGTTGATCAGCAGGCTTGCCAAGCGCGGCTACGCCTTCGCCAAGGTTACCGACCGCGAGGTGGTGGTCGATCATTCCGACGACACGATGGACGTCACCTTCACGGTCGATCCCGGCCCGCTGATCCGCTACGGCACGACCCGGATCGAAGGGCTGGAGGGTATTGACGAGGCTCTGGTGCGGGGGCGTCTGCCCTGGAAGGAGGGGCAGGTCTACAACCCCCTCGACACCGACCGGGCGCGGGAGGACATCGCGGCGTTGCAGGTCTTCGACACCGTGCGCGTGCGGCTGGCGGATAAGCCGGGGCCGGACGGCGAGACGCCGGTGATCGTCACGGTGACCGAGCGCAAGCCCCGCTACATCGGCGGCGGCGTCACCTTCTCGACCGACGAAGGGCTGGGCGGCCACGCCTATTGGGGAAACCGCAACCTGTTCGGCGGCGCGGAACATCTGCGCGTCGGCGTCGAGGTCGGCCGCGTCGCCGGATCCTCGGGCGGCACCTCCAGCACCGGCAACGACCTGCCAGACCTGCGATTCAGCGTGAATTACCGCACGCCCGACTTCCTGGCGCTGAAACAGTCCCTGGTGGTCAATTTCGCCGTGGTCAACGACCAGCCGCCGGCCTACAGCCGCGTCGCCACCGAGCTGACGGTCAAGCTCGAACGACCGCTGACCGACCGGCTGGCCATCAGCTACGGCGTGACCGCGGAGCGCGGACGGGTGGAAACGGAGGAAGCCACCTACCAGACCGCCTTCATCGGCGTGCCGCTGGGCGTCGGCTGGAACGGCACCGACAACCTGCTGAACCCGACCTCCGGTCAGCGGGCATCGCTGGAGGTGACGCCGTGGTTCCCGTTCGGCGGCGACACCAAGTCGCCCTTCACCTCGATCCTGTTCAACGGCTCCACCTATCACGATCTCGGCAATGAAGGGCGCTATGTCGCCGCGGCGCGGGTCGGGGTGGGCAGCATCCTGGGCACCTCGCTGACCGATATTCCGCCCAACCACCGCTTCTATGCCGGCGGCGGCGGGTCTGTGCGCGGCTACGGCTTCCAGAAGGCGGGGCCGCTCAACCGCTTCGACGATCCCATCGGCGGGCGATCCCTGTTCGAGATCGGGGCGGAACTGCGCATCAAGGTGACGGAGACCATCGGAGTCGTCCCCTTCGTCGATGCCGGCACCGTCTTCGATTCGGCCTATCCCGACTTCAGCGAGCCTCTGCGCGTCGGCGCCGGCCTCGGCCTGCGCTATTACACCGGCTTCGGTCCCCTGCGCCTGGATGTCGGCGTTCCCCTCAACCCGTCGAGCGGCGACGCGCGCTGGCAGCTCTACCTCAGCCTGGGGCAGGCCTTCTAA
- a CDS encoding translocation/assembly module TamB domain-containing protein: protein MTAVRILLVGLTILAGLLSGSQPAHAFSLFGESTREWLVGKIEGAVDSPDMKLKLGTIEGGFPTDFTIDTVTLADSQGVWLTINRLHVVLSPSALFLRSAKIDALEAASVIVTRAPVSTQPAAPSDPNAPLLPSLPVNIDLDKLVVERLELGPELLGEPAVLRITGAAELAHGGGALDTTLSVSRIDDKPGQADLVAVFKPDENTLTLSVDASEPSGGVMARALSIPGLPPVQVTLKGDGSLDDWTGKLTALSGEAAAPAGTLNADATIRKVPEGHALTLTAGGNIAPLIAGLAGETATPLIGSAPTLNASVLRAPSGAITVRPLELTVAAATATVNGDIGADYNSLNLRWTLQAGPDSTLHPLVPLSWREGVVEGSAEGALNALNVAVNATLRDLAADDPALSRLTGPETVLAARAQVDVGSGQVGLETLTLTAAAARAEANGAIGGWGQTADLTLSASADDLAPLSELAGRPLAGAVALSGPVRRGADGVLTAELTGSLDRLATGTPADAVLGDRATLALAARMEPDGAMRLTDLTIDGRNGKLTGNGALANNQVDARTTLTVTRLEPLGGALGTPMAGSATLEAIARGPLDAIEARAKLNARDLVVQGRRLGATELQATAAGLPAAPNGTVSARTNLDRTPLSLDGRYALREQTLRLDGLTIANGANRITGQAQVALDTLLATGRLEGALPNLNGLSELAGMPLGGGATFTLALDGRGGKQAANLTADATNLRVEGEAGPLLTARRLTARADVADALGTPSGKARVEMTDGNAAGNALRSVTASVDGSLAKASFQANAAGAGAQPVALDLVGNLAREGDTTRIRLERLRARYAGEDLRMTAPATILLAERRYEVRELRLSSGNARLAADLGLNGDRLSGELTVDRLPLALAKLASPTLRLGGVANARASLGGTLRNPRADATLRISGLKAQQTMEAGLPGIDANVDAQWRDRRLSMTGRVAMPKNAGTLNANAVVPLVMDPDSYAVSLPPNGALEAAVRGSLDLSLANDILASTGDRARGILELDVRAGGTVEKPALGGSVVLANGRYENRASGAVISNIQARLVGEGDVFTIQSFQGRTSNGGAISASGVIRPAAPADRQLDIALKADNARLVNIDIATADIGANLTLTGGFANARLSGPIDIRRAEIQIPDRMPASIVDLKVKEIGRSRAGGITEVTTPAGTQIIPQPEDVQPAATPFVLALDMTVNAPNQIFVRGRGLNAELGGNLRVGGTAAAPGLTGRLTILRGNLDLLALNFVFKRGIFEFDGGLDPRLDLLAEATANGITANVVVSGTARQPKVELTSPQGLPQDEVLAGVLFGKSVGDLSAPEALQLAQSAAVLAGYGGGGGGILDQVRRSLGIDRLEFTEGANGGEAVQAGRYINDRVYVGVEQGIGSNQSRAKVEIDITKNLKGTASVGADSNTKFGLTYERDY from the coding sequence GTGACGGCGGTACGCATTCTTCTGGTCGGTCTGACGATCCTTGCCGGCCTGCTTTCCGGCTCGCAGCCGGCGCACGCCTTCTCGCTGTTCGGTGAATCGACCCGCGAATGGCTGGTGGGGAAGATCGAGGGGGCCGTCGACTCGCCCGACATGAAGCTGAAGCTCGGCACCATCGAGGGCGGCTTTCCCACCGATTTCACCATCGACACGGTCACGCTCGCCGACAGCCAGGGCGTCTGGCTGACGATCAACCGGCTGCATGTGGTGCTGTCGCCCTCCGCCCTGTTCCTGCGCAGCGCCAAGATCGACGCCCTGGAGGCGGCCTCCGTCATCGTCACCCGTGCGCCCGTCAGCACCCAGCCGGCCGCGCCGTCCGACCCCAACGCCCCGCTGCTGCCCAGCCTGCCGGTCAACATCGACCTCGACAAGCTGGTGGTGGAGCGGCTGGAGCTGGGGCCGGAGTTGCTCGGCGAGCCGGCGGTTCTGCGCATCACCGGGGCGGCGGAGCTGGCGCATGGCGGCGGGGCGCTGGACACCACCCTGTCGGTGTCGCGCATCGACGACAAGCCGGGCCAGGCGGATCTGGTCGCCGTCTTCAAGCCGGACGAGAACACGCTGACCCTCTCGGTCGATGCCTCGGAACCCAGCGGCGGCGTCATGGCGCGCGCGCTGTCGATCCCCGGCCTGCCGCCGGTGCAGGTGACGCTGAAGGGCGACGGCTCGCTGGACGACTGGACCGGCAAGCTGACGGCCCTGTCCGGCGAGGCCGCAGCCCCCGCCGGCACGCTGAACGCCGACGCCACCATCAGGAAGGTGCCGGAAGGCCACGCTCTGACGCTGACCGCCGGCGGCAACATCGCCCCCCTGATCGCCGGACTGGCGGGGGAGACGGCGACGCCGCTGATCGGCTCCGCGCCGACGCTGAACGCCAGCGTGCTGCGGGCGCCGAGCGGCGCCATCACCGTCCGTCCGCTCGAGCTGACCGTCGCCGCCGCGACCGCCACGGTGAACGGCGACATCGGCGCCGACTACAACAGCCTGAACCTGCGCTGGACCTTGCAGGCCGGCCCGGACTCCACCCTGCACCCGCTGGTGCCGCTGTCCTGGCGCGAGGGCGTGGTGGAGGGATCGGCCGAAGGCGCGCTGAACGCGCTGAACGTCGCCGTCAACGCCACGCTGCGCGATCTCGCCGCCGACGATCCGGCGCTGTCCCGCCTGACCGGGCCGGAGACGGTGCTGGCCGCCCGCGCCCAGGTAGACGTCGGCAGCGGGCAGGTTGGCCTGGAAACGCTGACGCTGACCGCCGCCGCCGCGCGGGCGGAGGCGAATGGGGCCATCGGCGGCTGGGGCCAGACCGCGGACCTTACCCTCTCCGCCAGCGCCGACGACCTCGCCCCCCTGTCGGAGCTTGCCGGCCGGCCGCTGGCCGGGGCGGTCGCCCTGTCCGGTCCGGTGCGGCGCGGTGCCGACGGCGTGCTCACCGCGGAGCTGACCGGCAGCCTCGACCGTCTCGCCACCGGCACGCCGGCCGACGCGGTGCTGGGCGACAGGGCGACGCTGGCGCTGGCGGCGCGGATGGAGCCGGACGGCGCCATGCGCCTGACCGACCTGACGATCGACGGCCGCAACGGCAAGCTGACCGGCAACGGCGCGCTGGCGAACAACCAGGTCGATGCCCGCACCACGCTGACGGTGACGAGGCTCGAACCGCTGGGCGGCGCGCTCGGCACCCCGATGGCGGGGTCGGCGACGCTGGAGGCCATCGCCCGCGGCCCGCTCGACGCCATCGAGGCGCGGGCAAAGCTGAACGCGCGCGACCTCGTGGTCCAGGGCCGGCGTCTTGGCGCCACGGAGCTTCAGGCGACCGCCGCGGGCCTGCCGGCGGCGCCGAACGGCACGGTGTCGGCCCGCACGAACCTCGACAGGACGCCGCTGTCCCTCGACGGGCGTTACGCGCTGCGCGAACAGACCCTGCGGCTGGATGGGCTGACCATCGCCAACGGGGCGAACCGCATCACCGGTCAGGCCCAGGTGGCGCTCGACACCCTGCTCGCCACCGGGCGGCTGGAGGGCGCGCTGCCCAACCTGAACGGCCTGTCGGAACTGGCCGGCATGCCGCTCGGCGGCGGGGCGACCTTCACGCTGGCGCTCGACGGCAGGGGCGGCAAGCAGGCCGCCAACCTGACCGCCGACGCCACCAACCTGCGGGTGGAGGGGGAGGCCGGACCGCTGCTGACCGCCCGCCGCCTGACCGCAAGGGCCGATGTCGCCGACGCGCTGGGAACCCCCAGCGGCAAGGCGCGGGTGGAGATGACCGACGGCAACGCCGCCGGCAACGCGTTGCGCAGCGTCACCGCCTCGGTCGACGGGTCGCTGGCGAAGGCCAGCTTCCAGGCCAATGCCGCGGGTGCCGGCGCCCAGCCGGTCGCCCTCGACCTCGTCGGCAATCTGGCGCGGGAAGGGGACACGACGCGCATCCGCCTCGAGCGCCTGCGGGCGCGCTATGCCGGCGAGGATCTGCGGATGACCGCCCCCGCCACGATCCTGCTGGCCGAGCGCCGCTACGAGGTGAGGGAACTGCGGCTGTCGTCGGGCAACGCCCGGCTGGCCGCCGATCTCGGCCTGAACGGCGACCGCCTGAGCGGCGAGCTGACCGTCGACCGGCTGCCGCTCGCCCTCGCCAAGCTGGCCAGCCCGACCCTGCGGCTGGGCGGCGTCGCCAATGCGCGGGCCTCGCTGGGCGGCACCCTGCGCAACCCGCGGGCCGACGCCACCCTGCGCATCAGCGGACTGAAGGCGCAGCAGACGATGGAGGCCGGCCTTCCGGGCATCGACGCCAATGTGGATGCGCAGTGGCGCGACCGCCGGCTGTCGATGACCGGCCGCGTCGCCATGCCGAAGAATGCCGGCACCCTGAACGCCAACGCCGTCGTGCCGCTGGTGATGGATCCCGACAGCTATGCCGTCAGCCTGCCGCCGAACGGCGCGCTGGAGGCGGCGGTCAGGGGCTCGCTGGATTTGTCGCTGGCGAACGACATTCTGGCGTCCACTGGCGACCGGGCGCGGGGGATCCTGGAACTCGACGTGCGGGCCGGCGGCACGGTGGAGAAGCCGGCGCTCGGCGGCTCCGTCGTGCTGGCGAACGGGCGCTACGAGAACCGGGCGTCCGGCGCCGTCATCAGCAACATCCAGGCGCGTCTGGTCGGGGAGGGCGACGTCTTCACCATCCAGAGCTTCCAGGGCCGGACCAGCAACGGCGGCGCCATCAGCGCCAGCGGCGTCATCCGCCCGGCGGCGCCAGCCGACCGGCAGCTGGACATCGCGCTGAAGGCCGACAACGCCCGGCTGGTCAATATCGACATCGCGACGGCGGATATCGGTGCGAATCTGACGCTGACCGGGGGCTTCGCCAACGCGCGGCTGTCCGGGCCGATCGATATCCGCCGTGCCGAAATCCAGATCCCCGACCGCATGCCGGCCAGCATCGTCGACCTGAAGGTGAAGGAGATCGGCAGGAGCCGGGCCGGCGGCATCACCGAGGTCACCACACCCGCGGGCACCCAGATCATTCCGCAGCCGGAGGACGTGCAACCCGCCGCGACGCCCTTCGTGCTGGCGCTGGACATGACGGTGAACGCACCCAACCAGATCTTCGTGCGCGGCCGCGGGCTGAATGCGGAGCTTGGCGGCAACCTGCGCGTCGGCGGCACGGCCGCGGCGCCCGGCCTGACCGGCCGCCTCACCATCCTCAGGGGCAACCTGGATCTTCTGGCCCTCAATTTCGTGTTCAAACGCGGCATCTTCGAATTCGACGGCGGACTCGATCCCCGGCTCGACCTGCTGGCGGAGGCGACGGCCAACGGCATCACCGCCAACGTGGTGGTCAGCGGCACCGCCCGCCAGCCGAAGGTCGAGCTTACCTCTCCCCAGGGGCTGCCGCAGGACGAGGTGCTGGCCGGCGTGCTGTTCGGCAAGTCGGTGGGCGACCTCAGTGCGCCGGAGGCGTTGCAGCTCGCGCAATCGGCGGCGGTGCTGGCCGGTTACGGCGGCGGGGGCGGCGGCATCCTGGACCAGGTGCGCCGCAGCCTCGGCATCGACCGGCTGGAATTCACCGAGGGCGCGAACGGCGGCGAGGCGGTGCAGGCCGGCCGCTATATCAACGACCGCGTTTATGTCGGCGTCGAACAGGGCATCGGCTCCAACCAGAGCCGGGCGAAGGTCGAGATCGACATCACCAAGAACCTGAAGGGCACCGCCTCGGTCGGCGCCGATTCCAACACGAAGTTCGGTCTGACCTACGAGAGGGACTATTGA
- a CDS encoding winged helix-turn-helix domain-containing protein, whose translation MTRMRIRIDFDSGGSIGPGKIALLEQIRETGSISAAGRALGMSYRRAWLLVDDLNRIFREPVVSAAVGGKHGGGTVLTAFGAEVIDHYRAVEREARVATAHRLAALEAGTNPDYGADKQADDGSFANDPGLKPGCGAE comes from the coding sequence ATGACGCGCATGCGCATCCGCATCGATTTCGACAGCGGCGGCTCGATCGGCCCCGGCAAGATCGCGCTTCTGGAACAGATCCGCGAAACCGGCTCCATCTCCGCCGCCGGGCGGGCGCTGGGCATGTCCTATCGCCGGGCCTGGCTGCTGGTGGACGATCTCAACCGCATTTTCCGCGAACCGGTGGTCAGCGCCGCGGTCGGCGGAAAGCATGGCGGCGGCACGGTGCTGACCGCCTTCGGCGCGGAGGTCATCGACCATTACCGCGCCGTGGAACGCGAGGCCCGCGTGGCGACCGCCCATAGGCTAGCGGCGCTGGAGGCCGGGACCAACCCGGATTACGGAGCGGACAAGCAGGCCGACGACGGCAGCTTCGCCAACGATCCGGGGCTGAAGCCGGGATGCGGGGCGGAGTGA
- a CDS encoding PLP-dependent cysteine synthase family protein, giving the protein MTSPTPAASHSTAAWRGWLDEALRRIEADVNRSADTHLLRLPIPSAPGITLYLKDESTHPTGSLKHRLARSLFLYAICNGWVREGTTVIEASSGSTAVSEAYFAQLLDLPFVAVVPRNTSPAKIAQIEFYGGRCHMVERASEVCAEAQRLAEACDGHFMDQFTYAERATDWRGNNNIAQSIFEQMAQEPHPVPDWIVCGAGTGGTSATFGRFVRYRRLPTRICVADPEHSAFFEGFRDGNPKADVGRGSGIEGIGRPTVEPSFQPTVIDRMIRVPDAASIAAIWVLRDRLGRACGGSTGTNLVGSIDLIAGMMRDGRQGSVATLICDPGDRYMGTYFNPDWLASAGLDIAPWCERIEGFFRTGAWSGDGLQTAER; this is encoded by the coding sequence ATGACCTCGCCCACCCCCGCCGCCTCCCACTCCACCGCCGCTTGGCGCGGCTGGCTCGACGAGGCGCTGCGGCGCATCGAGGCGGACGTGAACCGGTCCGCCGACACCCATCTTCTGCGCCTGCCGATCCCGTCGGCGCCGGGAATCACGCTGTACCTGAAGGACGAGTCGACCCATCCGACGGGCAGCCTGAAGCACCGGCTGGCGCGGTCGCTGTTCCTCTACGCGATCTGCAACGGCTGGGTGCGCGAGGGCACCACGGTGATCGAGGCGTCGTCGGGCTCCACCGCCGTGTCGGAAGCCTATTTCGCCCAACTGCTCGACCTGCCCTTCGTCGCGGTGGTGCCGCGCAACACCTCCCCGGCCAAGATCGCGCAGATCGAGTTCTACGGCGGCCGCTGCCACATGGTGGAGCGCGCGTCGGAGGTCTGCGCCGAGGCGCAGCGGCTGGCCGAGGCCTGCGACGGCCATTTCATGGACCAGTTCACCTATGCGGAGCGGGCGACCGACTGGCGCGGCAACAACAACATCGCCCAGTCGATCTTCGAGCAGATGGCGCAGGAACCGCATCCGGTGCCGGACTGGATCGTCTGCGGCGCCGGCACCGGCGGCACCTCCGCCACCTTCGGGCGCTTCGTCCGCTACCGCCGGCTGCCGACCCGCATCTGCGTCGCCGACCCGGAACATTCGGCCTTCTTCGAGGGCTTCCGCGACGGTAACCCGAAGGCCGATGTCGGCCGCGGCTCCGGCATCGAGGGCATCGGCCGGCCGACGGTCGAGCCCTCCTTCCAGCCGACGGTGATCGACCGCATGATCCGCGTGCCCGACGCCGCCAGCATCGCCGCGATCTGGGTGCTGCGCGACCGGCTGGGCCGCGCCTGCGGCGGCTCCACCGGCACCAATCTGGTCGGCTCCATCGACCTGATCGCCGGGATGATGCGGGACGGCCGGCAGGGCAGCGTCGCCACCCTGATCTGCGATCCCGGCGACCGTTATATGGGCACCTACTTCAACCCCGACTGGCTGGCCTCCGCCGGGCTGGACATCGCCCCATGGTGCGAGCGGATCGAAGGCTTCTTCCGCACCGGCGCCTGGAGCGGCGACGGGCTTCAGACCGCCGAACGGTGA